One genomic window of Aptenodytes patagonicus chromosome 3, bAptPat1.pri.cur, whole genome shotgun sequence includes the following:
- the LOC143159109 gene encoding uncharacterized protein LOC143159109 — MDTINKLKIFVMFLSLATFMVMVILNAGNATGIFKGLFRTTPGNISAKYNTDFTPAGWTFFIWNVIYAWQLAWLLYALSGICRRNELGCVYIKPDLLPIPFYVVWILNNGLNVGWLFLWDREYLLPALVFLAALTLTTCAALFISHQALSIHSSWLVKGHKAELWLICILVQNGLALYATWTTIATLLNFAIVLIYKWNVSNETATTASLSILALNLVIWFYLENFFLDQYVRYNLTIYPVVIIALTGSACKNFSFSSPMTNSVFIVVLLAMTCLIFAVRLGLVTWRYYKRPLAASETPDPSGTVA, encoded by the exons ATGGACACTATAAACAAGCTGAAGATTTTTGTGATGTTTCTGTCTCTGGCTACTTTCATGGTCATGGTGATACTGAATGCTGGAAATGCCACTGGGATATTCAAAG GTCTGTTCAGGACAACCCCTGGAAACATCTCAGCAAAATACAACACTGACTTCACACCAGCTGGCTGGACTTTCTTCATCTGGAATGTCATCTATGCCTGGCAGCTTGCCTGGCTTCTCTATGCCTTGTCAGGGATCTGTCGAAG GAATGAACTTGGATGTGTCTACATAAAGCCAGACTTGCTACCAATACCTTTTTATGTGGTATGGATTCTGAATAATGGCCTCAATGTTGGATGGCTGTTTTTGTGGGACCGAGA AtacctcctcccagccctggtgTTCCTGGCAGCCCTCACTCTGACTACATGTGCTGCCCTCTTCATTTCACACCAAGCACTGAGCATCCATTCCTCGTGGCTTGTGAAGGGTCACAAAGCTGAGCTCTGGCTCATCTGCATCCTA GTCCAGAATGGGCTGGCGCTGTATGCAACATGGACCACCATTGCCACTCTGCTGAACTTTGCCATTGTGTTGATCTACAAGTGGAATGTGTCCAATGAGACAGCAACGACTGCTTCTCTAAGCATCCTTGCTCTCAACCTAGTAATATG GTTTTATCTAGAAAACTTCTTTCTTGACCAGTATGTCCGCTATAACCTTACAATCTACCCGGTGGTCATAATAGCTCTGACTGGCAGCGCATGCAAGAACTTCTCATTTTCATCCCCAATGACAAACAGCGTTTTTATAG tTGTTCTGCTGGCAATGACTTGCTTGATCTTTGCTGTTCGGCTGGGATTAGTCACATGGAGATACTACAAGAGACCACTGGCAGCATCAGAAACCCCAGACCCATCAGGCACAGTGGCCTGA